In Methanothermobacter sp. K4, one genomic interval encodes:
- a CDS encoding DUF6544 family protein yields the protein MKVEEELKNDPSLNERELPDQIRRHISLCSLPEVAENLLIRWGNSRIRRGERWMDIDMLQFNTPTPFRCVHIAGRFFWIPMEGLDLYSEGHGRMIIRALKFLGVADEHGPEMDQSALVTVLSESLFLPSLTMSECIEWYALDDTRVEATISDHGVEAHGIFSFDEHGRFVGFHTEDRYCAEFNMEMYPWSVEVLSYRKHDGFIYPHECTATWHLPEGDLKYFHGSIDKVHFNMKTLGKDLVG from the coding sequence ATGAAAGTTGAAGAAGAACTCAAAAATGATCCCTCCCTGAATGAGAGGGAGCTACCCGACCAGATAAGAAGACACATTTCACTCTGCAGCCTCCCTGAAGTCGCAGAAAACCTCCTGATCAGGTGGGGGAACTCAAGGATAAGAAGGGGTGAGAGGTGGATGGACATAGATATGCTCCAGTTCAACACCCCAACACCCTTCAGGTGCGTACACATAGCTGGCCGTTTCTTCTGGATCCCTATGGAGGGCCTTGACCTCTACTCAGAGGGTCATGGGAGGATGATCATCAGGGCCCTTAAATTCCTGGGTGTTGCAGATGAGCATGGACCTGAAATGGACCAGTCAGCCCTTGTAACCGTACTCTCAGAGTCACTCTTTCTGCCATCCCTCACCATGTCAGAGTGTATTGAATGGTACGCCCTGGATGACACCCGGGTTGAGGCCACCATCAGTGATCATGGTGTTGAGGCCCATGGTATCTTCAGCTTCGATGAGCATGGAAGGTTTGTGGGGTTCCACACAGAGGACAGGTACTGCGCAGAGTTCAACATGGAGATGTACCCCTGGAGTGTTGAAGTTCTCTCCTACAGGAAACACGATGGGTTTATATACCCCCATGAGTGTACCGCAACCTGGCACCTCCCTGAAGGTGACCTTAAGTACTTCCATGGAAGCATTGATAAGGTACACTTCAACATGAAAACATTAGGAAAAGACCTTGTAGGATGA